One window of Mesorhizobium sp. PAMC28654 genomic DNA carries:
- the flhA gene encoding flagellar biosynthesis protein FlhA: MAISESIQPGAAAKNGRDVFFALGIIIILAVLFLPIPAFLIDIGLAFSIALSVLILMVALWIQRPLDFSSFPTVLLIATMLRLSLNIATTRMILSHGNEGTHAAGYVIAGFSKLVMASDFVIGLIVFMILIVVNFIVITKGATRIAEVGARFTLDAIPGKQMSIDADLSAGMIDEKTAQLRRRELEEESSFFGSMDGASKFVRGDAIAGLIITAINIVGGIAIGYIRHGMGMGEAADVFIKLSVGDGLVTQIPALIVSLAAGLLVSKGGTRGSTNQAVFGQLGAHPRALYVAASLLVLLGLMPGLPLFPFFALAGGMAALGYVIPLRHNREVAAAAAIKDQEKATKVEEEKNSVKASLATAEIELLIGKQLSTRLLVSHQELVFRMSKMRKKFATQYGFVVPEVRVTDDYGIPPKSYQIKVHGTVVAEYQMRVGEIMVLLGTRDIPEIPGEEIREPAFGMRAYSVLETFAEDLKRENFTFADNMSVLLTHLSEVIRNNLPQLLSYKDMKALLERQDPEYRKLADEVCTTHISYPGLQAVLKLLLAERVSIRNLHLIIEAIAEIAPHVRRTEQIVEHVRIRMAQQICGDLSEGGVLKVLRLGNRWDLAFHQSLKRDAKGEVREFDIDPRQLEEFGQDATKAIKKHLEAGERFVLVTAPDARPYVRMIIERLFTTLPVLSHVEIAKGVEIRVLGTIS, translated from the coding sequence ATGGCGATCAGCGAAAGCATTCAGCCCGGCGCGGCGGCCAAGAACGGTCGCGACGTCTTCTTCGCGCTCGGCATCATCATCATCCTGGCCGTGCTGTTCCTGCCGATCCCGGCCTTTCTCATCGACATCGGCCTGGCCTTCTCGATCGCCCTTTCGGTGCTGATCCTGATGGTGGCGCTGTGGATCCAGCGCCCGCTCGATTTCTCCTCGTTCCCGACCGTGCTGCTCATCGCCACCATGCTGCGACTGTCGCTCAACATCGCCACGACACGCATGATCCTGTCGCACGGCAATGAGGGCACGCATGCCGCCGGCTATGTCATCGCCGGCTTCTCCAAACTGGTGATGGCCAGCGATTTCGTCATCGGCCTCATCGTCTTCATGATCCTGATCGTGGTGAACTTCATCGTCATCACCAAGGGCGCCACCCGTATCGCCGAGGTCGGCGCGCGCTTCACCCTCGACGCCATTCCCGGCAAGCAGATGTCGATCGACGCCGACCTCTCCGCCGGCATGATCGACGAGAAGACCGCGCAGCTTCGGCGCCGCGAGCTGGAAGAAGAATCCTCCTTCTTCGGCTCGATGGACGGCGCCTCGAAGTTCGTGCGCGGCGACGCCATCGCCGGCCTCATCATCACCGCCATCAACATCGTCGGCGGCATCGCCATCGGCTATATCCGCCACGGCATGGGCATGGGCGAAGCCGCCGATGTGTTCATCAAGCTGTCGGTCGGCGACGGGCTCGTCACCCAGATCCCGGCGCTCATCGTCTCGCTCGCCGCCGGCCTGCTCGTCTCCAAGGGCGGTACCCGTGGCTCGACCAACCAGGCGGTGTTCGGCCAGCTCGGCGCTCATCCGCGCGCACTCTACGTGGCGGCGTCGCTGCTCGTCCTGCTCGGCCTGATGCCCGGTCTGCCGCTGTTCCCGTTCTTCGCGCTCGCCGGCGGCATGGCTGCCCTTGGCTACGTCATCCCGCTGCGCCACAACCGCGAGGTCGCCGCCGCCGCCGCCATCAAGGACCAGGAGAAGGCGACCAAGGTCGAGGAAGAAAAGAATTCGGTCAAGGCCTCGCTCGCCACCGCCGAGATCGAACTCCTGATCGGCAAGCAACTGTCCACGCGGCTGCTGGTATCGCATCAGGAGCTGGTCTTCCGCATGTCCAAGATGCGCAAGAAGTTCGCCACGCAATACGGCTTCGTCGTGCCGGAAGTGCGCGTCACCGACGATTACGGCATCCCGCCAAAGAGCTACCAGATCAAGGTCCACGGCACCGTCGTCGCCGAATACCAGATGCGCGTTGGCGAGATCATGGTGCTCCTGGGCACCCGCGACATTCCGGAAATTCCGGGCGAGGAAATCCGCGAGCCGGCCTTCGGCATGCGCGCCTATTCAGTGCTCGAAACCTTCGCCGAGGACCTGAAGCGCGAGAACTTCACCTTCGCCGACAACATGTCGGTGCTGCTCACCCATCTCTCCGAAGTCATCCGCAACAACCTGCCGCAACTCTTGTCCTACAAGGACATGAAGGCGCTACTCGAGCGTCAGGACCCGGAATACCGCAAGCTCGCCGATGAAGTCTGCACCACGCACATCTCCTACCCCGGCCTGCAGGCGGTGCTGAAGCTTCTGCTGGCCGAGCGCGTCTCGATCCGCAACCTCCACCTGATCATCGAGGCCATTGCCGAGATCGCGCCGCATGTGCGCCGCACCGAGCAGATCGTCGAGCATGTGCGCATCCGCATGGCCCAGCAGATTTGTGGCGACCTCTCCGAGGGCGGCGTGCTGAAGGTGCTGCGCCTCGGCAACCGCTGGGATCTCGCCTTCCACCAGAGCCTCAAGCGCGACGCCAAGGGCGAGGTACGCGAGTTCGACATCGACCCGCGCCAGCTCGAGGAGTTCGGCCAGGACGCCACCAAGGCGATCAAGAAGCATCTGGAGGCCGGCGAGCGTTTCGTGCTGGTCACCGCGCCCGACGCCCGCCCCTATGTGCGCATGATCATCGAGCGCCTGTTCACCACGCTGCCGGTGCTCAGCCATGTCGAAATCGCCAAGGGCGTCGAGATCAGGGTGCTCGGGACCATATCGTGA
- a CDS encoding putative quinol monooxygenase, whose product MLVIVGTVRLPPEMLGEARPAMASMISASRTEPGCIEYSYAQDVLDAGLIHVTEVWRDRAALDEHFRSAHIARWRESWPALGIGDRNLVVYEAGEAKPI is encoded by the coding sequence ATGCTGGTGATCGTCGGTACGGTGCGCTTGCCGCCGGAAATGCTCGGGGAGGCAAGGCCGGCCATGGCCTCGATGATTTCAGCCAGCCGCACTGAACCCGGCTGCATCGAATATTCCTACGCGCAGGATGTACTTGACGCGGGCCTCATCCATGTGACCGAGGTCTGGCGCGACAGGGCCGCGCTGGACGAGCATTTCCGCTCGGCGCACATCGCGCGCTGGCGCGAGAGCTGGCCGGCGCTCGGGATCGGCGATCGCAATCTCGTTGTCTACGAGGCCGGTGAAGCCAAGCCGATTTGA
- a CDS encoding MarR family winged helix-turn-helix transcriptional regulator gives MRKTNPPSIPAPGEGKRGEDGYMGYLLRQAAGAHRLRLERALIDLGVTQPQFAVLTMLAAYPGLSNADVARLALLTPQTVSVIVANLERAGSLVRKPHAVHGRIQHLDLSDSGTALLKTCRERVHALEKELARDLSGEEERTVRRWLVAVATASTTG, from the coding sequence ATGCGCAAGACAAATCCGCCATCGATCCCAGCCCCGGGAGAGGGCAAGCGAGGTGAAGACGGCTATATGGGATATCTGCTTCGCCAGGCGGCGGGCGCCCATCGGCTCAGGCTGGAACGGGCGCTGATCGATCTCGGCGTGACCCAGCCGCAATTCGCGGTGCTGACCATGCTGGCGGCGTATCCCGGTCTCTCCAATGCCGATGTCGCCCGGCTTGCGCTGCTCACCCCGCAGACGGTGAGCGTCATTGTCGCCAATCTCGAGCGCGCCGGTTCACTGGTCCGCAAACCGCATGCCGTCCACGGCCGCATCCAGCATCTCGATCTCAGCGACAGCGGCACGGCGCTGCTGAAAACCTGCCGCGAGCGCGTTCATGCTCTCGAAAAGGAACTTGCACGCGATCTCTCCGGCGAAGAGGAGCGTACGGTCAGGCGTTGGCTGGTCGCCGTGGCCACCGCAAGCACGACGGGATGA
- a CDS encoding NAD-dependent epimerase/dehydratase family protein: MGYRIFLAGASGAVGRRLIPQLLKAGHQVTGTTRLAAKAEQLRVLGVEPLVIDVFDANALLRAMASSKPDIVIHQLTDLPAGLDPSRMGEAIVRNASIRDEGTHNLVKAAIAAGARRMVAQSIAWAYAPGPEPHTEADPLDSEAQGDRGISMAGVIALEKWVLASPPLAGAVLRYGQLYGPGTGRDAPAGSAPLHVDAAAYAALLAVDSALSGAVNVAKANTYVSTQKAVGELGWHADYRLPT, from the coding sequence ATGGGTTACCGAATTTTTCTTGCCGGCGCCTCGGGCGCCGTTGGACGGCGGCTGATCCCGCAATTGCTGAAAGCGGGCCATCAGGTGACGGGAACCACGCGGCTTGCGGCCAAGGCCGAACAGTTGCGTGTGCTTGGCGTCGAGCCGCTGGTTATCGACGTCTTCGATGCCAATGCTCTGTTACGAGCGATGGCTTCCTCAAAGCCCGACATCGTGATCCATCAGCTGACCGATCTGCCGGCGGGTCTCGATCCCAGTCGGATGGGCGAGGCGATCGTGCGCAATGCCAGCATTCGTGACGAAGGAACGCACAATCTGGTCAAGGCGGCGATCGCGGCCGGTGCCCGCCGGATGGTCGCGCAAAGCATAGCCTGGGCCTACGCGCCGGGTCCCGAACCGCACACTGAGGCCGATCCGCTGGATAGCGAGGCCCAAGGCGATCGCGGCATCAGCATGGCCGGCGTCATCGCGCTCGAGAAATGGGTCCTGGCGTCGCCACCGCTCGCCGGCGCCGTGCTGCGCTACGGCCAGCTTTACGGCCCTGGCACCGGCAGGGATGCGCCCGCCGGATCGGCGCCGCTGCACGTGGATGCGGCGGCTTATGCAGCCTTGCTTGCCGTCGACAGCGCGCTATCCGGTGCTGTCAACGTCGCGAAAGCCAACACCTATGTCTCGACGCAAAAGGCTGTCGGAGAGCTCGGCTGGCACGCGGACTATCGCCTGCCGACCTGA
- a CDS encoding cupin domain-containing protein, producing MALMQNQPRFHPGKGLALLCLASLAALAVLAAQGQRNIATTMPAAGGAHMHMAMTNTGSGAEMRPTTTVKPLSCERLPNVPGKSITTALVEFPPNAYTPRHRHPGSVTAFVLKGTVRSQLEGSPAGTYTAGQTWFEPPGAIHLFAENASAGEPAELLAIFIADDDCGPLTIPDRDPVPH from the coding sequence ATGGCTCTGATGCAAAATCAGCCCAGGTTCCACCCAGGCAAGGGTCTCGCCTTGCTCTGCCTCGCGTCGTTGGCTGCCTTGGCCGTGCTTGCCGCTCAGGGCCAGCGAAACATCGCGACGACGATGCCGGCAGCCGGCGGCGCGCATATGCATATGGCAATGACGAACACGGGGAGCGGCGCCGAAATGCGCCCGACGACCACGGTCAAGCCGCTCTCTTGCGAGAGGCTTCCCAACGTGCCGGGAAAATCCATCACCACCGCCCTCGTCGAGTTTCCGCCAAACGCCTATACGCCCCGGCATCGGCACCCAGGATCGGTGACTGCTTTCGTGCTCAAGGGAACGGTGCGGTCGCAGTTGGAAGGCAGTCCCGCCGGCACCTACACAGCGGGGCAGACCTGGTTCGAGCCGCCCGGCGCGATCCATCTGTTCGCCGAGAATGCGAGCGCCGGCGAGCCCGCGGAATTGCTTGCGATCTTCATCGCCGACGACGATTGCGGCCCGCTGACAATTCCTGACCGGGACCCCGTGCCTCACTAA
- a CDS encoding chloride channel protein has protein sequence MLSRNEPQVYARRLRAVLVRSLPLLEARGIAVVMLAGVVGVMAGILVTAMSQMVQDLHGLLYGVQPGGRLSAMFSLADPIQAAVPAIGGILLGLSLVWLRKRKFRTPVDPIEANALYGGRMSLTDTFIIAAQTMISSGFGASVGLEAGYTQVGSGLASRLARIFKLRRNDVRTLVGCGAAGAIAAAFDAPLTGAFYGFELVIGIYSVAIVAPVMTAAICASLTAEVFGGVPFPLELSGLPALTVSQYLPFLLLGLLGGAASIAIMHLVTTIERGFVRLSIDASLRPFIGGIFVGLLGLVTPQVLSSGHGALHREFSMNYPLAVVASVFVLKLAASAISLGSGFRGGLFFASLFLGALLGKAFAGVMALVSPATGIDPAVAAVVGMTSLAVGVVGGPLTMTFLALESTRDLTLTGVVLAASIMSAILVRETFGYSFSTWRFHLRGETIRSAHDVGWMRSLTVGSMMREDIKTIDASTTLAAFRKEVPLGSAKRVIAVDPGDQYVGVLIVAELHSDPAADDTPVRSLAQFHDAVLVPSMNVQTAAETFQRAGAEELAVVEDFSERIVLGLLTEGYLMRRYAEELDKARRDLAGEG, from the coding sequence GTGCTTTCCAGGAACGAACCACAAGTCTATGCCCGCCGGCTTCGCGCGGTGCTTGTCAGATCGCTCCCGCTGCTGGAGGCGCGCGGCATTGCCGTGGTCATGCTGGCCGGCGTGGTCGGGGTGATGGCGGGCATACTGGTCACCGCGATGAGCCAGATGGTGCAGGACCTGCACGGGCTGCTCTATGGCGTCCAGCCGGGCGGCAGGCTTTCGGCGATGTTTTCCCTTGCCGATCCGATCCAGGCGGCCGTACCGGCCATCGGCGGCATCCTGCTCGGCCTGTCGCTTGTCTGGCTCAGAAAACGCAAGTTCCGCACTCCCGTCGACCCGATCGAAGCCAACGCGCTCTATGGCGGGCGCATGTCGCTCACCGACACGTTCATCATCGCGGCGCAGACGATGATTTCGAGCGGATTCGGCGCTTCGGTCGGACTGGAAGCCGGCTACACGCAGGTCGGCTCCGGCCTCGCGTCGCGGCTGGCACGCATCTTCAAGCTGCGCCGCAATGATGTGCGCACGCTGGTCGGCTGTGGTGCGGCCGGCGCCATCGCCGCGGCCTTCGACGCGCCGCTGACCGGCGCCTTCTATGGATTCGAACTGGTGATCGGCATCTACTCGGTCGCCATTGTCGCGCCGGTCATGACCGCCGCGATCTGCGCCTCGCTGACCGCCGAGGTCTTTGGCGGTGTGCCGTTTCCGCTGGAGCTATCCGGCCTGCCGGCGCTGACGGTCAGCCAGTACCTGCCGTTCCTGCTGCTCGGGCTGCTCGGGGGCGCTGCTTCCATCGCCATCATGCATCTGGTGACCACGATCGAGCGCGGCTTCGTGCGGCTGTCGATCGATGCATCGCTGCGCCCCTTCATCGGTGGTATATTCGTGGGCCTGCTGGGGTTGGTGACGCCGCAGGTCCTGTCCAGCGGCCATGGCGCGCTGCATCGCGAATTCTCGATGAACTACCCGCTCGCCGTGGTGGCCAGCGTCTTCGTGCTGAAACTGGCGGCGTCGGCGATATCGCTTGGCTCTGGCTTTCGCGGCGGATTGTTCTTCGCCTCGCTGTTCCTCGGTGCCCTGCTCGGCAAGGCTTTTGCCGGCGTGATGGCTTTGGTCTCGCCGGCCACGGGCATCGATCCGGCGGTTGCCGCCGTCGTCGGCATGACCTCGCTGGCGGTCGGTGTCGTCGGTGGCCCGCTGACGATGACGTTCCTGGCGCTGGAATCGACACGCGACCTGACACTTACCGGCGTGGTGCTGGCGGCTTCGATCATGTCGGCGATCCTGGTGCGTGAAACCTTCGGCTATTCCTTCTCGACATGGCGTTTCCACCTGCGCGGCGAGACGATCCGCAGCGCGCATGATGTCGGCTGGATGCGCAGCCTGACGGTCGGGTCGATGATGCGCGAGGACATCAAGACCATCGATGCGTCGACGACGCTGGCGGCGTTCCGCAAGGAAGTGCCGCTCGGTTCGGCGAAGCGCGTCATTGCCGTTGATCCGGGGGATCAATATGTCGGCGTGCTGATCGTCGCCGAGTTGCACAGCGACCCAGCCGCCGACGACACGCCGGTGCGGTCGCTCGCCCAGTTCCACGACGCCGTGCTGGTGCCGAGCATGAACGTCCAGACCGCCGCCGAGACCTTCCAGCGCGCGGGCGCCGAGGAACTCGCCGTGGTCGAGGATTTCTCCGAGCGCATTGTGCTCGGGCTTCTGACCGAAGGCTATCTGATGCGGCGCTACGCCGAGGAACTCGACAAGGCGCGCAGGGATCTGGCGGGCGAAGGGTAG
- a CDS encoding MFS transporter gives MIDEKPESESASALAPFRHGIFRAVWSASLVSNFGGLIQGVGAAWMMTTIATSPYQVALVQASTTLPIMLFALVAGAIADSFNRRKIMLVAQTFMLVVSLLLTLFTWFGLITPWTLLAFTFLIDSGTALNSPSWQASVGDMVPRNKVPAAVALNSLGFNLTRSVGPAIGGIIVAAAGAAAAFAANALSYVGLIVVLSRWKPELPVSTLPRESLGAAMGAGLRYVAMSPNIGKVLVRGAAFGFSAGAVLALLPLVARDVVKGDALTYGIMLGAFGIGAVGGALISVRLRQLLSSEAMVRSAFVGFAICAFNAAVSTHAWQTSLGLLVGGACWVIALSHFNVTVQMSTPRWVVGRVLSVYQTATFGGIALGSWVWGVVADVHGAETALIAASVTMLVGGAIGLLLPLPQQPVLNLDPLNRFKEPHLALDLKPRSGPIAIMIEYVIREEDVSEFLGIMAERGRIRRRDGARNWTLARDLENPSIWIEHYHTPTWLEYIRHNGRATHADAVIGERIRALHSGAEPPHVRRMIERPTTAGTALVMAKGPIEH, from the coding sequence ATGATCGATGAAAAGCCGGAAAGCGAAAGCGCCTCAGCGCTTGCGCCATTCCGGCATGGCATTTTCCGCGCTGTGTGGTCCGCCAGCCTCGTCTCGAATTTCGGGGGTCTGATCCAGGGCGTCGGCGCTGCGTGGATGATGACCACCATCGCCACCTCGCCCTATCAGGTCGCCCTTGTACAGGCCTCGACGACCCTGCCGATCATGCTGTTCGCGCTCGTCGCCGGCGCCATCGCCGACAGCTTCAACCGGCGCAAGATCATGCTGGTCGCGCAGACCTTCATGCTGGTCGTCTCGCTGCTTCTGACCCTGTTCACCTGGTTCGGGCTGATAACGCCGTGGACGCTGCTGGCCTTCACCTTCCTGATCGACAGCGGCACGGCGCTCAACAGTCCGTCATGGCAAGCCTCGGTCGGTGACATGGTGCCGCGCAACAAGGTGCCGGCGGCGGTCGCGCTCAACTCGCTGGGCTTCAATCTGACGCGCAGCGTCGGTCCGGCGATCGGCGGCATCATCGTTGCCGCCGCCGGCGCGGCCGCCGCCTTTGCCGCCAATGCCTTGAGTTATGTCGGGCTGATCGTCGTGTTGTCGCGCTGGAAGCCGGAGTTGCCGGTTTCCACCTTGCCGCGCGAGTCGCTGGGCGCCGCCATGGGCGCGGGCCTGCGTTACGTCGCCATGTCGCCCAATATCGGCAAGGTTCTGGTCCGGGGTGCTGCCTTCGGCTTCAGCGCCGGCGCTGTGCTGGCGCTGCTGCCGCTGGTCGCGCGCGACGTGGTCAAGGGCGATGCCTTGACCTATGGCATCATGCTCGGCGCCTTCGGCATCGGCGCGGTCGGCGGCGCGCTGATCAGCGTGCGGCTGCGGCAGCTGCTGTCCAGTGAGGCCATGGTACGCTCGGCATTCGTCGGCTTCGCGATCTGCGCCTTCAATGCCGCCGTCAGCACTCATGCCTGGCAGACCTCGCTCGGGCTGCTCGTCGGCGGCGCCTGCTGGGTGATCGCCCTTTCACACTTCAACGTCACCGTGCAGATGTCGACGCCGCGCTGGGTGGTCGGCAGGGTGCTGTCGGTCTACCAGACCGCGACCTTTGGCGGCATCGCGCTGGGCAGCTGGGTCTGGGGCGTTGTCGCCGATGTGCACGGCGCCGAAACCGCGCTGATCGCGGCGAGCGTGACGATGCTGGTGGGCGGCGCGATTGGCCTGCTCTTGCCGCTGCCGCAGCAGCCGGTGCTCAACCTCGACCCGCTCAACCGTTTCAAGGAACCGCATCTCGCGCTCGACCTCAAGCCGCGCAGCGGCCCGATCGCCATCATGATCGAGTATGTGATCCGTGAGGAGGACGTGTCGGAATTCCTCGGCATCATGGCGGAGCGCGGACGCATCCGCCGCCGCGACGGCGCCCGCAACTGGACGCTGGCGCGCGACCTCGAAAATCCGTCCATATGGATCGAGCATTACCATACGCCGACATGGCTCGAATATATCCGCCACAACGGCCGGGCCACCCATGCCGACGCGGTCATCGGCGAGCGCATTCGCGCGTTGCACAGCGGTGCCGAGCCGCCCCATGTGCGCCGCATGATCGAGCGCCCGACGACAGCGGGCACGGCGCTGGTGATGGCGAAGGGGCCGATCGAGCATTGA
- the fliQ gene encoding flagellar biosynthesis protein FliQ, translating to MNEADALDIVQYAVWTVLTASAPVVLVAMAVGIGIALIQALTQIQEITLTFVPKIVAIMLVVALTGPFIGGQISAFTNVIFERIQHGF from the coding sequence ATGAACGAGGCCGACGCACTCGACATCGTCCAGTACGCGGTGTGGACGGTGCTGACCGCTTCCGCCCCTGTCGTGCTGGTCGCCATGGCGGTCGGCATCGGCATCGCCCTGATCCAGGCCTTGACCCAGATCCAGGAAATCACGCTGACATTCGTGCCCAAGATCGTCGCCATCATGCTGGTGGTGGCGCTGACCGGTCCATTCATCGGCGGCCAGATTTCGGCCTTCACCAACGTCATCTTCGAGCGCATCCAGCACGGCTTCTAG
- the flgD gene encoding flagellar hook assembly protein FlgD, which produces MTVDMTTTIPVGANQTSQQTSKTAVDYQSFLKLLIAEMKNQDPTKPMDSTQYVAQLATFSQVEQSVQTNTKLDQIMQSSALSQADALIGRNITSADGKTTGTVASVRLASSGLIAVLQNGTEVPVGPGVSVKAAS; this is translated from the coding sequence ATGACCGTGGACATGACGACGACGATACCGGTTGGCGCCAACCAGACCAGCCAGCAGACTTCCAAGACCGCTGTCGACTACCAGTCCTTCCTGAAGCTTCTGATCGCCGAGATGAAGAACCAGGATCCGACGAAGCCGATGGATTCGACCCAGTATGTCGCCCAGCTCGCGACCTTCTCGCAGGTCGAGCAATCGGTGCAGACCAACACCAAGCTCGACCAGATCATGCAGTCGTCGGCGCTGTCGCAGGCCGACGCTCTCATTGGCCGCAACATCACCTCGGCCGACGGCAAGACCACGGGCACGGTGGCCTCGGTGCGCCTCGCCAGCAGCGGCCTGATTGCCGTGCTGCAGAACGGCACCGAAGTTCCGGTTGGCCCTGGCGTCTCAGTCAAGGCGGCAAGCTGA
- the flbT gene encoding flagellar biosynthesis repressor FlbT: protein MSNTFKISLKPSEKIYINGAVIRVDRKVTVELMNDVQFLLENHVIQADEASTPLKQLYFILQVMLMSPPDAIEARDMFRHSLPLLLASFEDERIRSELKQIDRMVSEGHIYEALKAIRSLYPLERRALGGNDDVPGAPRPLAVGARY from the coding sequence ATGAGCAACACGTTCAAGATTTCACTGAAGCCGAGCGAGAAGATCTACATCAACGGCGCCGTCATCCGTGTCGACCGCAAGGTCACCGTCGAGCTGATGAACGACGTGCAGTTCCTGCTCGAGAACCATGTGATCCAGGCCGACGAAGCCTCGACGCCGCTCAAGCAGCTCTATTTCATACTGCAGGTCATGCTGATGAGCCCGCCGGACGCGATCGAGGCGCGCGACATGTTCCGCCACTCGCTGCCGCTGCTTCTGGCGAGCTTCGAGGACGAGCGCATCCGCAGTGAGCTGAAGCAGATCGACCGCATGGTCAGCGAAGGCCATATCTACGAGGCGCTGAAGGCGATCCGTTCGCTCTATCCGCTAGAGCGCCGCGCGCTTGGCGGCAATGATGATGTTCCGGGCGCCCCGCGCCCGCTGGCCGTGGGAGCCCGATACTGA
- the flaF gene encoding flagellar biosynthesis regulator FlaF, whose product MYQFSYDDIQADSVGDARDRERHLLTRSIDMLSAAAAVGHGSQEAVEALYFTNRVWSTFLEDLGSNDNALPKEIRANLISIGLWLLRETEDIRQGRTNNFEGLIEVSQIIRDGIQ is encoded by the coding sequence ATGTATCAATTCTCGTATGACGACATCCAGGCCGACTCCGTCGGAGACGCAAGGGACCGGGAACGGCACCTTCTGACACGCTCGATCGACATGCTGTCGGCGGCCGCGGCCGTCGGCCACGGCTCGCAGGAGGCGGTCGAGGCGCTGTATTTCACCAATCGCGTCTGGTCGACTTTCCTCGAGGATCTCGGATCGAATGACAACGCCCTGCCCAAGGAGATCCGCGCCAACCTCATCTCCATCGGCCTGTGGCTGCTGCGCGAGACGGAAGATATCCGCCAGGGCCGGACCAACAATTTCGAAGGCCTGATCGAAGTGTCCCAGATCATCAGGGATGGTATTCAATGA
- a CDS encoding flagellar hook-associated family protein → MTSVSSAALTNAMRYQQMRMQSELVKATKESSTGKVADVGLALGGRTAQSVTFSRDLDRLNVIIDSNGLVAARLSSTQTSLGQLSSVAQTFLSSLTSATSGDSSQSLTQSAGKTTIQQLASILNTSVNGEYLFAGTNTDVKPINDFTAPGSTAKAAFDASFVAKFGFTPSDPGAANITAAQMDDFITNSVAPQFLGSGWQTNMSNATDQQIVSRIALNETTATSTSANSDGIRKLAMAAAMVTSLMSSNISQAAKDTIVTRSQTLVGEALSGIAQVQSETGIVQKRVSDASDRMKTQVDLFERHIVDLEGVDPAAAATKVANLTQHIENSFALTARLQQLSLLNYLT, encoded by the coding sequence ATGACCTCAGTTTCCTCAGCGGCCCTTACGAACGCCATGCGCTATCAACAGATGCGCATGCAGTCCGAACTGGTCAAAGCCACCAAGGAATCCTCGACCGGCAAGGTCGCCGATGTCGGCCTGGCGCTGGGCGGACGCACCGCTCAGTCCGTCACCTTCTCGCGCGATCTCGACCGGCTCAACGTCATCATCGATTCCAACGGACTGGTCGCCGCCCGGCTTTCGTCGACGCAGACCTCGCTCGGCCAGCTCTCCAGCGTGGCGCAGACCTTCCTGTCCAGCTTGACGTCAGCGACATCGGGCGACTCCTCGCAGAGCCTCACCCAATCCGCCGGCAAGACGACCATCCAGCAACTTGCTTCGATCCTCAACACCAGCGTCAACGGCGAATATCTGTTCGCCGGCACCAACACCGACGTCAAGCCGATCAACGATTTCACGGCGCCCGGCTCAACCGCCAAGGCCGCCTTCGACGCCTCCTTCGTCGCCAAGTTCGGCTTCACGCCCAGCGACCCGGGCGCAGCCAACATCACCGCCGCCCAGATGGACGACTTCATCACCAACAGCGTCGCGCCGCAGTTCCTCGGCTCCGGCTGGCAGACCAACATGTCGAATGCGACCGACCAGCAGATCGTCAGCCGCATTGCGCTCAACGAAACCACCGCGACCTCGACCAGTGCCAACAGCGACGGCATCAGGAAGCTGGCCATGGCGGCCGCCATGGTCACCAGCCTGATGTCCAGCAACATCAGCCAGGCAGCGAAGGACACGATCGTCACCCGTTCGCAGACGCTGGTCGGCGAAGCGCTGAGCGGTATCGCCCAGGTTCAGTCGGAAACCGGCATCGTCCAGAAGCGTGTCTCCGACGCCAGCGATCGGATGAAGACGCAGGTCGACCTGTTCGAGCGGCACATCGTCGATCTTGAAGGTGTCGATCCCGCCGCCGCTGCCACCAAGGTCGCGAATCTGACGCAGCATATCGAAAACTCTTTTGCGCTGACGGCACGCCTCCAGCAGCTCAGCCTGCTGAATTACCTGACCTGA